One segment of Bradysia coprophila strain Holo2 unplaced genomic scaffold, BU_Bcop_v1 contig_561, whole genome shotgun sequence DNA contains the following:
- the LOC119083156 gene encoding brain protein I3, with the protein MKDGNGMEQQPPPYSQIYQIGGMSATSSSVPGYQNPNMPAVHHVGGIAQHTMATPVYPYPQHQTFISAQPIATAPPMYGATETTVVNIPTEILVIGGCPACRIGVLQDDFSCLGILCAIVFFPVGILCCLALKSKRCSNCGMEY; encoded by the exons ATGAAAGACGGAAATGGTATGGAACAACAACCACCTCCCTATTCTCAAATCTACCAGATCGGTG GAATGTCTGCTACCAGTTCATCTGTTCCCGGTTATCAGAATCCGAATATGCCAGCTGTTCATCATGTGG GTGGCATAGCGCAACACACGATGGCGACACCCGTTTATCCATATCCGCAACACCAAACCTTTATATCGGCTCAGCCAATCGCTACGGCGCCGCCAATGTATGGAGCTACTGAGACTACAGTCGTTAACATTCCAACCGAAATTTTAGTAATTGGTGGTTGTCCGGCTTGCAG AATTGGTGTATTGCAAGACGATTTCTCGTGTTTGGGCATTCTATGTGCAATTGTCTTCTTCCCAGTTGGAATATTATGTTGTCTTGCACTGAAGAGCAAGCGATGCTCAAACTGTGGCATGGAATATTAA